Proteins from a single region of Stappia sp. ES.058:
- a CDS encoding DUF2182 domain-containing protein: protein MQPTMTVHPEKTAGTKTDAVHPVRSLARNPRLAVFLAVGCAAAAGWIYLAAMVADMLPAMDMSELGPGMALFNSFNLFAGLSPEARAALAIICLPEGTTTFGMPASDIWSVSDAALVFIMWVMMALAMMLPSAAPMIASYAELPQPMGGSARRVGPVVVLALGYLSIWIGYGALATLAQGLLTAARMMSPMMSPATMVLAGTTLIAAGIYQFTPAKLACLLRCQRPIPFFMERRPVSYVEVYRLGIVQGLLCLGCCWALMTVMFAVGIMNVVWIAVLGFLMALEKTVHRLWIPRAIGVFLILWGVFVLALSDAGQTLLTG, encoded by the coding sequence GTGCAGCCGACCATGACGGTGCATCCGGAAAAGACCGCAGGCACGAAGACCGACGCAGTGCATCCCGTGCGCTCGCTTGCGCGCAATCCGCGTCTGGCGGTCTTTCTCGCCGTTGGATGTGCGGCCGCCGCCGGCTGGATCTATCTCGCCGCCATGGTTGCCGACATGCTGCCCGCCATGGACATGAGCGAGCTCGGGCCGGGGATGGCGCTCTTCAACAGCTTCAATCTGTTCGCCGGGCTGTCCCCCGAAGCGCGCGCAGCGCTTGCGATTATCTGCCTGCCGGAAGGCACGACGACCTTCGGCATGCCGGCCTCCGATATCTGGAGCGTATCGGATGCCGCACTCGTCTTCATCATGTGGGTGATGATGGCGCTGGCGATGATGTTGCCGAGCGCCGCACCGATGATTGCCTCCTATGCGGAACTGCCGCAACCGATGGGCGGGAGCGCGCGCCGTGTAGGCCCGGTCGTCGTGCTCGCGCTTGGGTATCTGTCGATCTGGATCGGCTACGGCGCATTGGCGACGCTGGCGCAAGGTCTGCTGACGGCGGCGCGGATGATGTCGCCGATGATGTCGCCGGCAACGATGGTGCTGGCGGGAACCACGCTCATTGCCGCCGGCATCTATCAGTTCACGCCGGCAAAACTCGCCTGTCTGCTTCGTTGCCAGCGACCGATTCCCTTCTTCATGGAGCGCCGACCCGTCTCCTATGTCGAGGTTTACAGGCTTGGCATCGTTCAGGGCCTGTTGTGCCTGGGGTGTTGCTGGGCCCTGATGACGGTGATGTTCGCAGTCGGGATCATGAATGTCGTCTGGATCGCTGTTCTCGGTTTCCTGATGGCGCTGGAAAAGACGGTGCATCGCCTCTGGATCCCGCGCGCGATCGGTGTTTTCCTGATCCTCTGGGGCGTCTTCGTGCTCGCTCTGTCCGATGCCGGCCAGACGCTGCTGACAGGATAA
- a CDS encoding UbiH/UbiF family hydroxylase, with protein MAKRASAAKTDTPAAPTEVDAAVVGAGPSGMAMALLLARHGFRTALIAPEAMAGDDRTTALLESSVEMLRTLDLWEAIEPHTAALRHMRIVDGTGRLIRAPEVVFDASELELPAFGYNIANLDLNRELAKACAETPELLRIDSKLASLVTAGGHAELTTEAGDTVIARIAIGADGRKSMVREAAGIAVKDWRYPQSALVLTLEHGVPHHNHSTEFHTPSGPFTLVPLKGRKSSLVCVVSPEDAAYLADLDDAALGLELERRAASVLGKMTIVGKRQIYPLGGLTARTVADNRCALVGEAAHVFPPIGAQGLNLGLRDVAALGEMLVAARRRGEDIGASGALQAYERARRPDIATRTTAVDLLNRSLLSDLLPVQALRSVGLYLAGRVSPLRRLMMREGIAPMMARPRLMRGLSLR; from the coding sequence ATGGCCAAACGCGCAAGCGCCGCCAAGACAGACACGCCCGCAGCACCGACCGAGGTGGATGCCGCCGTTGTCGGCGCCGGTCCCTCGGGCATGGCGATGGCGCTTCTCCTCGCCCGCCACGGCTTCAGGACCGCGCTTATCGCGCCGGAGGCGATGGCGGGCGACGATCGCACGACGGCCCTGCTGGAATCCTCGGTCGAAATGCTGCGCACGCTTGATCTGTGGGAGGCAATCGAACCGCATACGGCGGCGCTCCGCCACATGCGCATCGTCGACGGTACGGGACGGCTGATCCGCGCGCCCGAAGTGGTGTTCGATGCCTCCGAACTGGAACTCCCCGCCTTCGGCTACAACATCGCAAATCTCGATCTCAACCGCGAACTGGCGAAGGCCTGCGCCGAGACGCCCGAACTCCTGCGAATCGATTCGAAGCTCGCCTCCCTCGTAACGGCAGGAGGTCACGCGGAACTGACGACCGAAGCGGGAGACACCGTAATCGCGCGCATCGCGATCGGCGCGGACGGACGCAAGTCCATGGTTCGCGAGGCGGCCGGGATCGCCGTCAAGGACTGGCGCTACCCGCAGTCGGCGCTGGTGCTGACTCTGGAGCATGGCGTTCCGCACCACAATCATTCAACGGAGTTCCACACGCCGTCCGGGCCCTTCACGCTCGTCCCGCTGAAGGGCCGCAAGTCCTCGCTCGTTTGCGTGGTCTCGCCCGAAGATGCGGCCTATCTCGCCGACCTTGACGACGCGGCACTGGGGCTTGAACTGGAACGCCGTGCGGCCTCGGTTCTCGGCAAGATGACGATCGTCGGCAAGCGGCAGATCTATCCGCTTGGCGGATTGACCGCGCGCACCGTCGCCGACAATCGCTGCGCCCTTGTCGGGGAAGCCGCGCATGTGTTTCCGCCAATCGGCGCACAGGGGCTCAATCTCGGCCTGCGCGATGTCGCGGCCCTCGGCGAGATGCTCGTCGCCGCACGCCGGCGGGGTGAGGATATCGGCGCAAGCGGTGCCCTTCAGGCGTATGAGCGGGCCAGGCGCCCGGATATCGCGACGCGCACGACCGCGGTCGACCTGCTTAACCGCTCGCTGCTGAGTGATCTTCTCCCCGTTCAGGCGCTTCGCAGCGTCGGGCTGTATCTCGCAGGCCGGGTCTCGCCGCTTCGCAGGCTCATGATGCGCGAGGGGATCGCCCCGATGATGGCTCGGCCCCGGCTGATGCGCGGCCTGTCGCTGCGATAG
- a CDS encoding CaiB/BaiF CoA-transferase family protein: MNDQPLSGLTVIDFSTLLPGPLATLMLAEAGATVIKIERPGGEDMRFFPPKSGDVGTLYAMLNRGKRCLELDLKAADARARILELTDAADIVVEQFRPGVMARLGLGADELCARNPRLIHCSITGFGQSGPRAMEAGHDLNYMALTGLLALSRGSFDAPVLPPAQFADIGGGSFPAVINILLALLQRDRTGKGSRLDIAMCDAMFTFALFAQAQLTTLGHAPKNGADLLTGASPRYRLYPAADGHLIAVGALEDKFWQALCDAVELPDLHRDDRRDSEACAAAMAERIASRTAAEWVPVLAGADCCATPLATLEDAFRDPHFLERGLFDFTADADDTPIPATIVPIDRAFRGRAGAIDPD, translated from the coding sequence ATGAACGATCAACCGCTCTCGGGCCTTACGGTGATCGATTTCAGCACGTTGCTGCCGGGGCCTCTGGCCACGCTCATGCTCGCGGAGGCCGGCGCCACCGTGATCAAGATCGAACGGCCGGGCGGGGAGGACATGCGCTTCTTTCCGCCGAAATCGGGCGACGTCGGTACGCTTTACGCCATGCTCAATCGTGGGAAACGCTGCCTGGAACTCGATCTCAAGGCGGCAGATGCCCGCGCGCGCATTCTGGAGCTGACCGATGCGGCCGACATTGTGGTCGAGCAGTTCCGACCCGGCGTGATGGCGCGTCTCGGCCTTGGTGCCGATGAGCTGTGCGCACGCAATCCGCGCCTGATCCATTGCTCGATTACCGGGTTCGGCCAGTCCGGACCGCGCGCGATGGAGGCCGGCCACGACCTGAACTACATGGCCTTGACGGGGCTGCTGGCCCTGTCTCGCGGTTCGTTCGATGCGCCGGTTCTGCCGCCGGCGCAATTCGCCGATATCGGCGGTGGCAGCTTTCCCGCGGTGATCAACATCCTGCTTGCGCTTCTTCAGCGCGACCGGACGGGGAAGGGAAGCCGGCTCGACATTGCCATGTGCGACGCGATGTTCACCTTCGCGCTTTTCGCGCAGGCTCAGTTGACGACGCTCGGTCATGCACCGAAAAACGGAGCAGATCTGCTGACAGGGGCTTCGCCGCGCTACCGACTGTATCCGGCGGCCGATGGTCATCTCATTGCTGTCGGCGCGCTGGAAGACAAGTTCTGGCAAGCGCTGTGCGACGCTGTTGAACTGCCGGATCTCCATCGCGACGACCGGCGCGATTCGGAAGCCTGTGCCGCGGCCATGGCTGAGCGGATCGCCAGCCGGACGGCGGCCGAATGGGTGCCCGTGCTGGCCGGCGCCGATTGTTGTGCGACGCCTCTCGCCACGCTGGAAGACGCGTTCCGCGACCCGCATTTCCTGGAGCGCGGACTGTTCGATTTCACAGCGGATGCGGACGACACGCCGATCCCGGCGACGATCGTGCCCATTGATCGCGCGTTCCGCGGCAGGGCTGGCGCGATCGATCCGGACTGA
- a CDS encoding AEC family transporter — protein sequence MENVISLALPFFGLIFLGIAAGKLKEIPAEGLAWMQFFIIYIALPALFFRLLAKTPIEELTNIGYVAATTFATYCAFAVAFCVGVFASRGNIPEATIQALAGSYSNIGYMGPGLTLAVLGPAAAVPTALVFCFDNILLFTLAPLMMAIGGTENEPPLSTAVTVLRRIFTHPFILATIAGVLAAAVEFQPPQAIDTLLTYLSNAAAPCALFAMGVTVALQPLGRTPLELPVVLLVKLVVHPIIVLLLLNWVGGFDPAWVATAVLMACLPPAANVFVIAQQYNVYVQRASSAILIGTIASTVTVSAFIYLITEGLLPLN from the coding sequence ATGGAAAACGTAATTTCTCTGGCGCTTCCTTTCTTCGGCCTGATCTTTCTTGGCATAGCCGCGGGCAAATTGAAGGAGATTCCGGCCGAGGGTCTGGCCTGGATGCAGTTCTTCATCATCTACATCGCCCTTCCGGCGCTGTTTTTCCGCCTGCTTGCCAAAACCCCGATCGAGGAACTCACCAACATCGGGTATGTGGCGGCCACGACCTTTGCGACCTATTGCGCGTTCGCGGTCGCCTTTTGTGTCGGCGTGTTTGCCTCGCGCGGCAATATTCCCGAGGCAACGATCCAGGCGCTTGCCGGGTCCTATTCGAACATCGGCTACATGGGACCGGGGCTGACGCTCGCCGTGCTCGGGCCCGCCGCCGCCGTGCCGACGGCGCTGGTCTTCTGCTTCGACAACATCCTGCTGTTCACACTCGCGCCCCTCATGATGGCGATTGGCGGAACGGAGAACGAGCCTCCGCTTTCCACGGCGGTGACTGTCCTGCGGCGGATCTTCACCCATCCCTTCATCCTCGCAACCATCGCCGGCGTTCTGGCCGCGGCGGTGGAGTTCCAGCCGCCGCAGGCGATCGACACGTTGCTGACGTACCTCAGCAATGCGGCCGCGCCTTGTGCGTTGTTTGCCATGGGCGTCACCGTGGCGCTTCAGCCGTTGGGGCGCACGCCGCTCGAACTTCCCGTGGTGCTTCTGGTGAAGCTGGTGGTTCATCCGATCATCGTGCTGCTGTTGCTGAACTGGGTCGGCGGTTTCGACCCGGCCTGGGTCGCGACCGCCGTGCTGATGGCGTGTCTGCCGCCGGCGGCGAATGTCTTCGTCATCGCGCAGCAGTACAACGTCTACGTCCAGCGGGCGTCGAGCGCGATCCTGATCGGCACCATCGCCTCCACGGTCACCGTTTCCGCCTTCATCTATCTGATCACCGAAGGGCTCCTGCCACTCAACTGA
- a CDS encoding lysophospholipid acyltransferase family protein → MADRHFKDASGSVRPSWALRLRHAAEWVGLSVVLALFRLLPPNAAAFLMGKAWRILAPFNKRHKRALQNLERALPGLSAHQRAAVARNMWENLGRIAAETLQLDRIVADPDRFEFDLDDVKATVGEGGAIVVSMHAGNWEVTAMGGLACGWEPVGIYKALTNQRTESILHGLRARLYPGGLLPKGYDTARSLLGMARKGERIAMLADLQDRRGIVVPFFGNNAYATLFPASIACAAKVPIIACRVVRLPGSRFRIEARVVEFERTGERKRDAENATRAYHAMFEDWIREHPDQWMWIMRKWMKARP, encoded by the coding sequence ATGGCAGATCGGCACTTCAAGGACGCAAGCGGCAGCGTCCGCCCATCATGGGCCCTGCGGCTGAGACATGCGGCCGAATGGGTCGGGTTGTCGGTGGTGCTGGCGCTCTTTCGTCTTTTGCCGCCAAATGCCGCCGCGTTCCTGATGGGCAAGGCCTGGCGGATCCTCGCCCCCTTCAACAAGCGTCACAAACGCGCCTTGCAAAACCTGGAACGTGCCCTGCCCGGCCTTTCCGCGCACCAGCGCGCCGCAGTTGCGCGCAACATGTGGGAAAATCTCGGGCGCATCGCTGCCGAAACTCTCCAGCTCGACAGGATCGTCGCCGATCCGGACCGTTTCGAATTCGACCTCGATGACGTGAAAGCGACCGTTGGCGAAGGAGGCGCGATTGTCGTGTCGATGCATGCGGGCAACTGGGAGGTGACGGCGATGGGCGGGCTTGCTTGCGGGTGGGAGCCTGTGGGGATCTACAAGGCGCTGACGAATCAGCGAACCGAATCCATCCTGCACGGCCTGCGGGCGAGGCTCTATCCCGGAGGGCTGCTGCCCAAGGGATACGACACCGCACGCAGCCTCCTGGGCATGGCGCGTAAAGGCGAGCGCATTGCCATGCTGGCCGATCTTCAGGATCGCCGGGGGATCGTGGTTCCGTTTTTTGGCAACAACGCCTATGCGACGCTGTTTCCGGCTTCCATCGCCTGTGCCGCAAAGGTCCCGATAATCGCCTGCCGCGTTGTCCGCCTGCCCGGGAGCCGCTTTCGCATCGAGGCTCGTGTCGTTGAATTCGAACGCACCGGAGAGCGAAAACGCGATGCGGAAAACGCGACCCGCGCTTATCACGCCATGTTCGAGGATTGGATCCGGGAACATCCGGACCAGTGGATGTGGATCATGCGCAAGTGGATGAAAGCACGCCCTTGA
- a CDS encoding CoA ester lyase: MKTPRAFYQPLAIGAPAPLRELPVQLERMIHFVPPHVEKMRAKVPDLISKVDVVLGNLEDAIPADQKTAARQGFIQMARDNEFGTTGLWTRINCLNSPWVLDDLIEIVTEVGDKLDVVMLPKVEGPWDIHYIDQLLAQLEARAGITRPIMVHAILETAEGVKNVDAIATASPRMHGMSLGPADLAASRAMKTTRVGGGHPDYAVLSDEAGETARTAYQQDLWHYTVAKMVDACMSAGIKAFYGPFGDFSDSAACEAQFRNAFLMGCAGAWSLHPSQIDIAKRVFSPEPKEVAFALRILEGMPDGTGAVMIDGKMQDDATWKQAKVIVDLARIVAAKDPDLAELYGL, from the coding sequence TTGAAGACACCGCGTGCGTTCTACCAGCCTCTTGCGATCGGCGCCCCCGCTCCCTTGCGCGAACTGCCCGTGCAGCTTGAGCGCATGATCCATTTCGTGCCGCCCCATGTCGAGAAGATGCGCGCCAAGGTGCCGGATCTGATCTCGAAGGTGGATGTCGTCCTCGGCAATCTGGAGGATGCGATTCCGGCGGACCAGAAGACGGCGGCACGCCAGGGCTTCATCCAGATGGCCCGCGACAACGAGTTCGGCACCACCGGACTGTGGACGCGCATCAATTGCCTTAACAGCCCCTGGGTGCTCGACGACCTGATCGAGATCGTGACCGAGGTCGGCGACAAGCTTGACGTTGTCATGCTGCCCAAGGTCGAAGGTCCCTGGGACATCCACTACATCGACCAGTTGCTCGCCCAGCTCGAGGCCCGTGCGGGGATCACCCGACCGATCATGGTCCATGCGATCCTGGAAACGGCGGAAGGCGTGAAGAACGTCGATGCGATCGCGACCGCGAGCCCGCGTATGCACGGCATGAGCCTAGGACCGGCGGATCTCGCCGCTTCGCGTGCGATGAAGACCACCCGCGTCGGCGGCGGGCACCCGGACTACGCGGTTCTTTCCGACGAGGCAGGCGAAACGGCGCGCACTGCCTATCAGCAGGATCTGTGGCACTATACGGTTGCAAAGATGGTCGATGCCTGCATGTCGGCCGGTATCAAGGCCTTCTATGGCCCGTTTGGCGATTTCTCCGATTCCGCCGCCTGCGAGGCCCAGTTTCGCAACGCGTTTCTGATGGGCTGCGCCGGCGCCTGGTCTCTCCACCCCAGCCAGATCGACATCGCAAAACGGGTCTTCAGCCCGGAACCGAAAGAAGTGGCGTTTGCCTTGCGCATTCTGGAAGGCATGCCGGATGGAACCGGAGCCGTGATGATAGACGGCAAGATGCAGGACGATGCCACCTGGAAGCAGGCGAAGGTGATCGTCGATCTTGCACGAATTGTTGCGGCCAAGGATCCGGACCTTGCCGAACTCTACGGTTTGTGA
- the hspQ gene encoding heat shock protein HspQ codes for MRTAKFMIGQVVRHRVYPFRGIIFDVDPTFSNSEDWWEAIPDDVRPARDQPFYHLLAENAETEYVAYVSEQNLIPDDTGEPVRHPQVDEIFEQQDDGSYLPRDVDLH; via the coding sequence ATGCGAACCGCGAAATTCATGATCGGTCAGGTCGTGCGTCATCGGGTGTATCCCTTCCGCGGGATCATCTTCGACGTCGATCCGACGTTTTCCAACTCCGAAGACTGGTGGGAAGCCATTCCCGATGACGTGCGCCCGGCGCGCGACCAGCCTTTCTATCACCTGCTCGCGGAAAACGCGGAAACCGAATACGTCGCCTATGTTTCGGAACAAAACCTCATTCCCGACGACACCGGCGAGCCCGTTCGCCATCCTCAGGTCGATGAGATCTTCGAGCAGCAGGACGATGGGTCCTACCTCCCGCGCGACGTCGACCTGCATTGA
- a CDS encoding invasion associated locus B family protein, with amino-acid sequence MAEGFKKHLMGLSLAAAMAVGAATGVSAQTVEPAADTPWVKICNTDPESNKEICIVTQELRTDTGQFLASVAVREIAGEARKTLLVAVPPGMLIQPGLRVQVDGGKQSEAKYSICFPNACYSELVIDEAFVNSMKAGGNLILTTLNQQAKQVPFQLTLTGFTKVYDGDPIDAAALQQKQQQLQSELQKRAEQARQKLIDKQNEATGAN; translated from the coding sequence ATGGCTGAAGGTTTCAAGAAGCATTTGATGGGCCTGTCGCTTGCCGCCGCCATGGCGGTTGGGGCAGCGACAGGCGTATCCGCGCAGACCGTTGAACCGGCGGCAGATACGCCCTGGGTCAAGATCTGCAACACGGACCCGGAGTCCAACAAGGAAATCTGTATCGTTACGCAGGAGTTGCGGACCGACACAGGGCAGTTCCTTGCATCCGTGGCTGTTCGTGAAATCGCCGGCGAGGCGCGCAAGACACTGCTCGTGGCCGTTCCTCCCGGCATGCTGATCCAGCCGGGCCTGCGCGTCCAGGTCGACGGCGGCAAGCAGAGCGAAGCGAAATACAGCATCTGCTTCCCGAACGCCTGCTATTCGGAGCTGGTGATCGACGAGGCCTTCGTCAATTCGATGAAGGCGGGCGGCAATCTCATCCTCACGACGCTTAATCAGCAGGCAAAGCAGGTTCCGTTCCAGTTGACCCTGACAGGCTTCACGAAGGTCTACGACGGAGATCCGATCGACGCGGCCGCGCTTCAGCAAAAGCAGCAGCAGCTCCAGTCGGAGCTTCAAAAGCGCGCGGAACAGGCTCGCCAGAAGCTGATCGACAAGCAGAACGAGGCGACCGGCGCGAACTGA
- a CDS encoding extracellular solute-binding protein encodes MLPANPVGATEQEPKPVHGIAMHGAPALPADFDHLPYASPDAKKGGAITYGVQGTFDSLNQFIVQGGTTTARGLRDNQFGALVFESLLDRNMDEPFALYGLLAESVRMPEERDWIEFTLNPQARFSDGTPVTVEDVIFSFEILRDKGRPHFRARYARIIKMKKVGERSVRFVFADGADRELPLLLGLSPIFASHTIDPATFDKSTLTPPVGSGPYLVAEVDPGSRIVYRRNPDYWAKDLPIRTGLYNFDEVGIEYFRDENTLQEAFKKGLVSILPVADPARWVTGLSFPAVDAGDVLKETFELGTPAGMYGFVFNTRRPVFADVRVRRALAMLFDFEWVNRTLYYDLYTRTGGYFDSSVLSSLGRPASALERGLLAPWIETLPDDVVDGTWRPTQADGSGRDRTVLRAAVTGLKEAGYAIDGRTMKAADGTPLAFEILVATKDQERLALAYQRALKAIGVEAAIRSVDGAQYQRRRQTFDFDMVLNNWPVSLSPGNEQRYRWGSAAADQDGSFNYAGVRDPAADAMIDAMLAARDGESFTAAVRAFDRVLISGAYVVPLFHLPEKWVARWKTILRPERHSVFGPRFEAWWAADGGEQAVDDAQ; translated from the coding sequence ATGCTGCCAGCGAACCCTGTTGGTGCGACCGAGCAAGAACCGAAACCGGTTCACGGCATCGCCATGCATGGCGCGCCGGCCCTTCCGGCCGACTTTGACCACCTTCCCTACGCCAGCCCGGATGCGAAAAAAGGCGGGGCGATCACCTATGGCGTTCAGGGGACGTTCGACAGTCTCAACCAGTTCATTGTCCAGGGCGGAACGACGACGGCGCGCGGCCTGCGCGACAATCAATTCGGCGCGCTGGTGTTCGAAAGCCTGCTTGATCGCAACATGGACGAGCCGTTCGCGCTCTATGGGCTTCTGGCCGAATCGGTGCGCATGCCCGAGGAACGCGACTGGATCGAGTTCACCCTCAATCCGCAGGCGCGCTTTTCCGACGGCACGCCGGTCACTGTCGAGGACGTGATCTTTTCGTTCGAAATCCTGCGCGACAAGGGGCGTCCGCATTTCCGAGCCCGCTACGCGCGCATCATCAAAATGAAAAAGGTCGGTGAGCGGTCCGTGCGCTTCGTTTTTGCCGATGGCGCCGACCGTGAATTGCCGCTACTCCTGGGTCTGTCGCCAATCTTCGCCAGCCACACGATCGATCCCGCGACGTTCGACAAGAGCACCCTGACCCCGCCTGTCGGCTCGGGCCCCTATCTTGTCGCAGAAGTCGATCCCGGCAGCCGGATCGTCTACCGGCGCAATCCCGACTACTGGGCGAAGGACTTGCCGATCCGCACGGGGCTCTACAATTTCGACGAAGTCGGAATCGAGTATTTCCGCGATGAAAACACCCTGCAGGAAGCTTTCAAGAAGGGGCTGGTCTCGATTCTTCCCGTCGCCGACCCGGCGCGTTGGGTCACGGGCCTTTCGTTTCCAGCGGTCGATGCCGGCGATGTGTTGAAGGAAACGTTCGAGCTTGGAACGCCGGCGGGCATGTACGGCTTCGTGTTCAACACACGCCGGCCGGTGTTTGCCGATGTGCGCGTTCGGCGGGCGCTCGCCATGCTGTTCGACTTCGAATGGGTCAACCGCACGCTCTACTACGACCTATATACCCGCACCGGCGGCTATTTCGACAGTTCGGTGCTCTCCTCGCTCGGGCGACCGGCCAGTGCGCTGGAACGCGGCCTGCTGGCGCCCTGGATCGAGACGCTTCCCGACGACGTCGTGGACGGAACGTGGCGGCCGACGCAGGCCGACGGGTCGGGGCGCGACCGCACGGTGCTGCGTGCTGCCGTGACCGGGCTGAAGGAGGCCGGCTACGCAATCGACGGGCGCACGATGAAAGCCGCCGACGGAACACCGCTTGCCTTCGAGATTCTCGTGGCGACCAAGGATCAGGAGCGTCTGGCGCTTGCCTATCAGCGTGCGCTCAAGGCAATCGGCGTCGAAGCCGCGATCCGCAGCGTCGATGGCGCCCAGTATCAGCGCCGCCGGCAGACGTTCGATTTCGACATGGTGCTGAACAACTGGCCCGTGTCGCTGTCGCCCGGCAACGAGCAGCGCTATCGCTGGGGAAGCGCCGCGGCCGATCAGGACGGCTCCTTCAACTACGCAGGCGTTCGCGACCCGGCCGCCGACGCGATGATCGATGCGATGCTTGCGGCGCGTGACGGCGAGAGCTTCACCGCCGCGGTGCGGGCCTTCGACCGGGTTCTGATTTCAGGCGCCTACGTGGTGCCGCTTTTTCATCTTCCGGAAAAATGGGTGGCACGCTGGAAGACAATCCTGCGGCCCGAGCGCCATTCGGTGTTTGGGCCGCGCTTCGAAGCATGGTGGGCCGCAGACGGCGGCGAACAGGCTGTGGACGACGCGCAATGA
- a CDS encoding AMP-binding protein, translated as MILTPLKTIETHQQSGIWGRVTLDALFRKTATAHPDRLALCDPQDRSDAMQGAPRRLTYAQADEEISKLAAFYAAVGLTPDNVVGLQSPNTVEAVIAFLAALRAGLVVAPLPLHWRQKNVLEALSRAGAKALVAGEGFGGRNIGHEARDTAAEMFSLRFVFGLGTEVADGLIELSEVLKEVPADMTPPPGRRDPNAADHVATLTWTHSTSGEPLPIARSHNQWIAAGLMPYLELSLPQAPVTVVPYALTGMAGIGAGLMPWLLSGGTLHLHHPRSLRKLAAHADAVDADMVLCPGSLMPQLERRMTNGDCRIVPVWNAHSPAATHHQTNRDVTDIHIADEFAMIARKRDGSALPRPFATGHVTSPSNAPNGPALLEIAVDTENQPNTLKVRGAMVADSAWPACKVRIPTDKAGYVDTLLPLRQGDNGITAFGVPGTSLPGVASLPALDALFGAFPGMKEAAAFLVEDGILGARLYAALVPQRGLMLDVEGFFAYLDAECAGLGEIPHRILSLAALPRRENGTVDRAALTQRVDQGRAAAVA; from the coding sequence ATGATCCTCACACCACTGAAGACAATCGAAACGCATCAGCAAAGCGGCATCTGGGGCCGGGTGACGCTCGATGCGCTGTTTCGCAAGACCGCCACGGCACATCCCGACCGTCTCGCGCTTTGCGATCCGCAAGACCGCTCGGATGCGATGCAGGGCGCGCCGCGCCGGCTGACCTATGCGCAAGCCGATGAGGAAATCTCGAAGCTCGCCGCGTTCTATGCCGCCGTCGGCCTCACGCCCGACAATGTGGTCGGCCTGCAAAGCCCCAACACGGTGGAGGCGGTCATCGCCTTTCTCGCCGCCCTGCGCGCCGGCCTGGTGGTTGCCCCCTTGCCGCTGCACTGGCGCCAGAAGAACGTTCTGGAAGCGCTGTCGCGCGCCGGCGCGAAGGCGCTGGTTGCCGGCGAAGGCTTCGGCGGTCGCAACATCGGACATGAAGCCCGCGACACGGCGGCGGAAATGTTTTCGTTGCGCTTCGTCTTCGGCCTGGGAACCGAGGTCGCCGACGGGCTGATCGAGCTTTCGGAGGTGCTGAAGGAAGTACCGGCGGACATGACGCCGCCGCCCGGGCGGCGCGACCCCAATGCGGCGGACCATGTGGCGACCCTGACCTGGACCCACAGCACCAGCGGCGAGCCGCTTCCCATCGCCCGCAGCCACAATCAGTGGATCGCCGCCGGTCTGATGCCCTATCTGGAACTCTCGCTCCCCCAGGCGCCGGTCACCGTGGTGCCCTATGCGCTCACCGGCATGGCCGGGATCGGCGCCGGCCTGATGCCATGGCTGTTGAGCGGCGGAACGCTGCATCTCCATCACCCGCGTTCGCTGCGCAAGCTCGCCGCCCATGCCGATGCCGTCGATGCCGACATGGTGCTGTGCCCCGGCTCGCTGATGCCGCAACTGGAACGGCGCATGACCAACGGCGACTGCCGGATCGTGCCAGTGTGGAACGCCCATTCGCCCGCCGCCACGCATCACCAGACCAATCGCGACGTGACCGACATCCACATCGCCGATGAATTCGCGATGATCGCGCGCAAGCGCGACGGCAGTGCCCTGCCCCGCCCCTTTGCTACCGGACACGTGACATCGCCGTCCAACGCGCCGAATGGGCCGGCGCTTCTGGAAATCGCCGTAGACACCGAAAACCAGCCGAACACGCTCAAGGTGCGCGGCGCCATGGTGGCCGACAGCGCCTGGCCGGCCTGCAAGGTGCGCATCCCCACAGACAAGGCCGGCTACGTCGACACACTCCTGCCGCTGCGCCAGGGCGACAACGGCATCACCGCCTTTGGCGTGCCCGGCACATCGCTTCCAGGCGTTGCTTCGCTGCCCGCGCTCGATGCCCTTTTCGGCGCCTTTCCGGGTATGAAAGAGGCCGCCGCCTTCCTGGTCGAGGATGGCATTCTGGGCGCAAGGCTGTATGCCGCGCTGGTGCCGCAACGCGGCCTGATGCTCGATGTCGAGGGCTTTTTCGCCTATCTGGACGCGGAATGCGCCGGGCTTGGCGAAATCCCTCACCGCATCCTGTCGCTCGCCGCCCTGCCACGCCGGGAAAACGGGACGGTCGACCGTGCCGCACTCACCCAGCGCGTGGACCAGGGCCGCGCGGCGGCGGTTGCCTGA